The Verrucomicrobium spinosum DSM 4136 = JCM 18804 DNA segment CGGCCAGCTTATCACAGCCGTCACTGACCCCCGCGGCAATCGTACGACTTATCGCTACGGAACCGTCACGTTCGGAGGCAATACCTTCCAGCGGCTGATCGAGGTCGGTCGGCCAGAGGGCATTCGTATTCGCTATGGCTATGCGGGTGCCACTGAGTCGGACAATACGCCTCAGGCTCCGCCTTCCCCTGGGCAGCCGTCGCCTCCGCCCCAGTACTTCTACCACTACAATGTCTCGGCGATCACGGACCCTCTGGGGCGGTCCCATCGGTTCCTGTATGCGTTTGACCATTCCAAAGAGACCTACTCTACGGCATCTGGCACTCCTACGTGGTACTTGCAGCCTGGTCTTCCCAGGGTAGTCCAGCGCGTGACGCTGCCAGACAACAACTTCAGCATCTTCTCCCAAGCCGCGGCGCCTCTGCGCATCCAGTTTGAGGCTGATCCGAGTGAGCCGGACGGGTTTCGTAGCTACCTCACAGGCGATCGCGTGAATACGGTCACCGATGCCTTGGGCAAGGGCAGGGTTTACACATTCTCCCAGCCGGAGTTTATCGACGCCAAGGAGTTTGAGGATCTCTTCTTTGACACAGGCAGCCCGCGCAAACGCTTTTTCCTCATTCTCTGGACGCGCCTTGCGCTCAAGCATCCGACCAATGTCACTGAGGTGTTCCGGTTCAATCCGGAGGCCAACATGGCCTTGTCCAGGATTGACGATTACAGCGGCAACACGACGACGTTTGCTCACGAGGACTCGTGGTCGGTGGACGACGTCTTCCCCTGGCTTCCTGCTGCGCTGAAGAACAGTCCCATTTTTGTCACTCGCTATTCCGATCCCACCAGTCAGACAAACGCACTCGGTAAGACTAAAACTTTTGAGTACCTCTCGGAAGACCCGACTCTCCCAGGTGCCCGGGTGATGACGCTCATCATCGATGAGGAGGGGAGGCGTACGGAGTACGATGTCGATAGCACACGAGGGCTTCGTCATTCAGAGAAAGTACGAACCGCCGGCGGTTCGCTGGTTCGGCAGACCGACTATGAGTACGGCAACGGGAGCTTCCCTTCCTTCCTCACGAAGACCACGGTGCAAAATGGGGTGAGTGCCGGCAACGACCTCGTCACCACCTACACCGCCGATGCCTACGGCTACAAGGCCACGGAAAATGTCGGCGGCCTCATGCCTCGCTCCTTTGATCACGACTCCAATGGCAACCAGACAAGGATGACAGACGGCCGCGGACTGGAGACGGAGTTCGTCTATGACGACGCCAATCGCCTCATTCAGACGGATTTTGAAGACGGTTCCTCCCGCTACATGGGCTACGACACGGCGGGGAACAAGATCCAGGAGGAGGACGAAAACGGCCACATGACGTGGCACACCTACGACCGGCTCAATCGCCTTCTCTCCAGTACACGGGACATGGATGACGGTCCACCGCTGGTCACATCAAACACGTACAATGCGTTGGGCTCGCGGCTTACAACGACGGACCCCCGGAACAACGTCACGACCTTTGAGTATGACGACATCCAACGCCTCACCAGTACGACGGATCCGCTGAACCACACCACCAGCCGTTTCTATGGGGCCAACAGCGGGTCCAGCGCCTTCGACGTCTCCGGATTCAAACCCGTCCGCATCCGTGATCCCCGGGGATACGACACGCATTTCACCTACGACGCTCTCTATCGCACCACCGAACAGGCCACGGAATACGGCAGCGGTACCGCTACCACGGAGACCGACTATGACGACGTCGGCAACCCTGTCTCGGTCACGGATCCACTTGGACACACGACCGCTACGGAGTTTGACGCCCTGAACCGGCCGGTTCGTGTCACCTTTGCTGACACCACTTTCACAGAGAAAACCTACACACCGGCAGGGCTGGAGCGGACCCTGACCGATGAGATGGGACGGGTGACCACGCATCACTACGATGACGCTGGCCGTCGCATCCGCACGGTCTTCCCCAATCCGGGTGGCGGAGCCCCGGAAGTGCTCATGGACTATGACGACGCAGGCAATCTGGTGTCTCAAACCGATCCCAACCTGCACGTCACCACTTTCACCTACGACGACAGGAATCGGAAGACTGAGGAAGAGCTGGCCGCCATCTCGCGGCTCATCGTCACCGCGTATGACTTCGTGGGCAACGTGACCTCGGTGACGGACGCCAATGGCAACACCACCACGACCGACTACGATGCTGCGAACCGACCCGTGCTGGTGACCGCAGCCGACGGTGCGACCACGGAGACCTCCTACGACGCCAAAGGCAACGTTCTCACTGTCACTGATCCGCTCGGCAATGTCACGATCAATACCTACGACGACCTCAATCGCCTCCTGAGCACCACCACCACGCCCTCGGTTGGCGATGACATCGTCGTGAGCTACGCCTACGACCAGGTCGGCAATCGCACCCGCCAGACAGACGGGCGTGATTGCATCGTGCGCTTCACCTACGATGGGCTCAACCGGCTCCTCACCACCGTGCACGATGCTGACACTGCCCTGGTGGCCACGGAAACCAACGGGTACAATGACCTCAACAAGGTCAGTTATGAAGATGCCGAAGGCCGGGTGATTGAGTACGACTACGACGTGCGCAACCGCCTCACTGGCGAAACCGTCCCGAGCCGTCCCCAGGACAACCGCACCCGCACCTACGACGATGTGGGCAATCTCCTCTCCGTCACCCACGCTGGGGATACGTGGCGGGATACCGCTCAGACTTACGATGAACTGAACCGCGTTGTGAGTGAGACGAGTTCAGGGCTTACCCATAGTCACACGTACGACAAGGCCTACAACCGGCTTACCACCACCTACGGCAAGACTGGCCGAGTTCTCACCCGTACTTATGATGCTGGCAATCGTCTCCTCACTCAGGAGGATGTGCTCAGCGGTGAGCCCACGCGCCTCACCAGCTTTGCGTACGATCCCCAGGGCAACCTTTTGGTGAAAACCCTCACTGATAGCAGCACGGAG contains these protein-coding regions:
- a CDS encoding RHS repeat-associated core domain-containing protein; translated protein: MPLSDSKPQAADESDEDSEETYVDALTLSLRHDTSDIYVPLPGGELALAVKRSVSEEQWSTHPGLKPSQQVDQPFGPCWTSGLAAHVKFTWKDADAPSGHQCEVERPDPDYTFVVDENGASHRFVLIWNKSGGGASPYFMPIASNRSEKDSFLMRLEVVNPGDPRSQWRFLFTRKFGTKLEFETAGLLQSYQLNPGASPPKMQYYSYCRLKKATDRMGNEINFSFSGTGTLIPQTIACGSRSIAVERTGQLITAVTDPRGNRTTYRYGTVTFGGNTFQRLIEVGRPEGIRIRYGYAGATESDNTPQAPPSPGQPSPPPQYFYHYNVSAITDPLGRSHRFLYAFDHSKETYSTASGTPTWYLQPGLPRVVQRVTLPDNNFSIFSQAAAPLRIQFEADPSEPDGFRSYLTGDRVNTVTDALGKGRVYTFSQPEFIDAKEFEDLFFDTGSPRKRFFLILWTRLALKHPTNVTEVFRFNPEANMALSRIDDYSGNTTTFAHEDSWSVDDVFPWLPAALKNSPIFVTRYSDPTSQTNALGKTKTFEYLSEDPTLPGARVMTLIIDEEGRRTEYDVDSTRGLRHSEKVRTAGGSLVRQTDYEYGNGSFPSFLTKTTVQNGVSAGNDLVTTYTADAYGYKATENVGGLMPRSFDHDSNGNQTRMTDGRGLETEFVYDDANRLIQTDFEDGSSRYMGYDTAGNKIQEEDENGHMTWHTYDRLNRLLSSTRDMDDGPPLVTSNTYNALGSRLTTTDPRNNVTTFEYDDIQRLTSTTDPLNHTTSRFYGANSGSSAFDVSGFKPVRIRDPRGYDTHFTYDALYRTTEQATEYGSGTATTETDYDDVGNPVSVTDPLGHTTATEFDALNRPVRVTFADTTFTEKTYTPAGLERTLTDEMGRVTTHHYDDAGRRIRTVFPNPGGGAPEVLMDYDDAGNLVSQTDPNLHVTTFTYDDRNRKTEEELAAISRLIVTAYDFVGNVTSVTDANGNTTTTDYDAANRPVLVTAADGATTETSYDAKGNVLTVTDPLGNVTINTYDDLNRLLSTTTTPSVGDDIVVSYAYDQVGNRTRQTDGRDCIVRFTYDGLNRLLTTVHDADTALVATETNGYNDLNKVSYEDAEGRVIEYDYDVRNRLTGETVPSRPQDNRTRTYDDVGNLLSVTHAGDTWRDTAQTYDELNRVVSETSSGLTHSHTYDKAYNRLTTTYGKTGRVLTRTYDAGNRLLTQEDVLSGEPTRLTSFAYDPQGNLLVKTLTDSSTENRTFDVRNRVVELHVKEPDDITTRLLQTYEYDLAGNLTALEEIGGVGGLPTRVLTCAYDGTHRLIVEADQRGVDPAIVTNYTYDKADNRISREVFGGPDAGTTTYAIGNGGNGTGANQIASLTRPDTSVVAFTYDLTGTRISRADDTRTDAYTYDVWTRLLTLDLQTPATPGDRGLYEYSYDARTRRVSREELSIPTVLSFQGGVSIQEYPASPGTSAGSLPAPTVEYVRGPDQGGGVGGVLYSVRSGVASLAHSSARGDIIAKVDESTGAMTWQAHYEAFGRRPEEVGANEDRQRANSKDEDPTGLLNEGFRYRDLETGTFITRDPAGFMDGANLYTYVGQNPWTSFDPIGLAEESINLKDALSSGDVSMKEMHRLRLTDQETTQVFKQSGEQPRWTSEKVKSEVGFEPDGFANSYNMFTEAGRLRRANPGKTDDEIAVIESARRNQAQAKWLLWKEVGSKTDKDRFRILDALHDLASVATLPLMVPSAAGTPWVGTKLATQVGRGAPLVSVATEGQMIISNNATLSKLMNYHKQGKTVTIMVNGRPVQVQPGLPFAGFSNTRTGGWTLGDEAFSSVTELKASMLHELHRVRTSQIPLRGVDSERAAAETSAAFQFSKKSSQ